The following are from one region of the Amycolatopsis sp. QT-25 genome:
- the dapD gene encoding 2,3,4,5-tetrahydropyridine-2,6-dicarboxylate N-succinyltransferase yields the protein MSEQTPDPETTGATGVGLATVTTDGTVLDTWFPLPKLIDGTDSKAGTVRLTAEEATEALGEAAAAQLGPDTDRGVEVVAVRATIARLADAPGDTHDVYLRLHLLSHRLVRPHGASLDGIFGLLANVVWTNHGPCPVEGFEATRLRLRARGNVTVYSVDKFPRMVDYVVPTGVRIADADRARLGAHLANGTTVMHEGFVNFNAGTLGASMVEGRISAGVVVGDGSDVGGGASIMGTLSGGGKETISIGERCLIGANGGVGISLGDDSVVEAGLYVTAGTKVTFEGKVVKALELSGISGAVFRRNSGTGAVEVVARTGVGIELNAALHAN from the coding sequence GTGAGCGAGCAGACCCCTGACCCCGAAACGACCGGCGCCACCGGCGTCGGCCTGGCCACCGTCACGACCGACGGCACGGTGCTGGACACCTGGTTCCCGCTGCCGAAGCTGATCGACGGCACCGACAGCAAGGCCGGCACGGTGCGGCTGACCGCCGAAGAGGCCACCGAGGCGCTCGGCGAGGCCGCCGCCGCCCAGCTCGGCCCGGACACCGACCGCGGTGTCGAGGTCGTCGCGGTCCGCGCGACCATCGCCCGCCTCGCCGACGCACCCGGCGACACGCACGACGTCTACCTGCGCCTTCACCTGCTGTCGCACCGTCTGGTCCGGCCGCACGGCGCGAGCCTCGACGGCATCTTCGGCCTGCTGGCGAACGTCGTGTGGACGAACCACGGGCCGTGCCCCGTCGAGGGCTTCGAGGCCACCCGGCTGCGGCTGCGGGCGCGCGGCAACGTCACCGTCTACAGCGTGGACAAGTTCCCGCGGATGGTGGACTACGTCGTGCCGACTGGTGTCCGCATCGCCGACGCCGACCGCGCCCGCCTCGGCGCGCACCTGGCCAACGGCACCACCGTCATGCACGAGGGCTTCGTCAACTTCAACGCCGGCACGCTCGGCGCCTCCATGGTGGAGGGCCGGATCTCGGCGGGCGTCGTGGTCGGTGACGGCTCCGACGTCGGCGGCGGCGCGTCGATCATGGGCACGTTGTCCGGCGGTGGCAAGGAGACCATCTCGATCGGCGAGCGTTGCCTGATCGGCGCGAACGGTGGCGTCGGCATCTCGCTCGGCGACGACTCGGTGGTCGAAGCGGGCCTCTACGTCACGGCCGGTACGAAGGTCACCTTCGAGGGCAAGGTCGTGAAGGCGCTGGAGCTGTCCGGCATCTCGGGCGCGGTGTTCCGGCGGAACTCCGGGACCGGCGCCGTCGAGGTCGTCGCGCGCACCGGCGTCGGCATCGAGCTGAACGCGGCCCTGCACGCCAACTGA
- the dapE gene encoding succinyl-diaminopimelate desuccinylase: MPSLDLHADPVDLTAALVDIFSVSEQEKVIADTVQAALQAQAPHLEVIRNGDAVLARTNLGRPSRVLLAGHLDTVPVNENMPVRREGTGDEEILHGLGTVDMKSGDAVFLHLAAALREPRYDITFVFYDREEIEATKNGLGRIERELPEWLRADLAVLGEPSNGGIEGGCQGTMRIEIRVDGVRAHTARGWMGVNAIHGLAEPLRRLAEYPSRVVDIDGLTYREGLQATKIGGGVAGNVVPDEAVLTINHRFAPDRSAEEAEAHLREVFEGYDVEVVDLSPGALPGLSAPAAAELVAAAGGKAVAKLGWTDVARFAALGIPAVNFGPGDPTLAHTRQEHVRAGEIRQVTSVLREFLS; the protein is encoded by the coding sequence ATGCCTTCGCTCGATCTGCACGCCGATCCCGTCGACCTCACCGCCGCGCTGGTGGACATCTTCAGCGTCTCGGAACAGGAGAAGGTCATCGCGGACACCGTGCAGGCCGCGCTCCAGGCGCAGGCCCCGCATCTCGAGGTGATCCGCAACGGTGACGCGGTCCTCGCCCGCACGAACCTCGGGCGTCCTTCGCGGGTGCTGCTGGCCGGGCATCTCGACACCGTTCCGGTCAACGAGAACATGCCCGTGCGTCGCGAGGGGACCGGTGACGAGGAGATCCTGCACGGGTTGGGCACTGTCGACATGAAGAGCGGCGACGCCGTCTTCCTCCACCTCGCCGCCGCCCTCCGCGAGCCGAGGTATGACATCACCTTCGTGTTCTACGACCGCGAAGAGATCGAAGCGACGAAGAACGGCCTCGGCCGCATCGAGCGCGAGCTGCCCGAGTGGTTGCGGGCCGACCTCGCCGTCCTCGGCGAGCCGTCGAACGGCGGAATCGAGGGCGGCTGCCAGGGCACGATGCGGATCGAGATCCGCGTCGACGGCGTCCGCGCGCACACCGCGCGCGGCTGGATGGGCGTCAACGCCATCCACGGCCTCGCCGAACCGCTGCGCAGGCTCGCCGAGTACCCGTCGCGGGTGGTCGACATCGACGGCCTGACCTATCGCGAAGGCTTGCAGGCCACGAAGATCGGCGGCGGTGTCGCGGGCAACGTCGTACCGGACGAGGCCGTGCTCACGATCAACCACCGGTTCGCGCCCGACCGCTCGGCCGAGGAGGCCGAGGCGCACCTTCGCGAGGTCTTCGAGGGCTACGACGTCGAAGTTGTCGACTTGTCGCCAGGGGCGTTGCCCGGGCTGAGCGCCCCGGCGGCGGCCGAACTGGTCGCCGCGGCCGGGGGCAAGGCGGTCGCGAAGCTGGGCTGGACCGACGTCGCGCGCTTCGCGGCTCTCGGGATTCCGGCGGTGAACTTCGGTCCCGGCGACCCGACGCTGGCACACACCCGGCAGGAGCACGTCCGCGCGGGCGAGATCCGGCAGGTCACTTCGGTGCTGCGCGAATTCCTCAGCTAG
- a CDS encoding helix-turn-helix transcriptional regulator: MDEEVGGRLRRLRAERGLTQRELAEPHYTAAYVSSVETGARTPSGDALRHFAARLGVDTGEVLGVTSPRDDVRLDLDIAAAASDFLAGTGSAPKMRRLARRAEKIGRARQAGLAWLWLARFTEGDFQPRLVAAAEVALGDDIPPYRALAAALRANVLIRRGEPHHAMHLLRTALDASLDGYPHPLLLLTLRAYLAEGHLRLGETAQAAQHASEALRLARGGEEILAELTDHQRRLTEAYLGEGRVADAVAAVSVLHDLLHERALRPVLARCLFARALVRRAEDLEGALADLRASRAAAPDHAVTLELADVCRELGRLDDVATLLSEATDAIPAGSPLSASLTFQQGSLALARGDFEAAEAGFAHAIDVAALRDTRGVLAASIDKAGELLLLQGRIEEAADLLRRGLLLLGAEEDIVK; the protein is encoded by the coding sequence ATGGACGAGGAGGTCGGCGGACGACTGCGGCGGTTGCGCGCCGAACGTGGCCTCACCCAGCGTGAACTCGCCGAGCCGCACTACACCGCCGCCTATGTTTCGTCCGTCGAGACGGGGGCGCGGACGCCGTCCGGTGACGCGTTGCGCCATTTCGCCGCGCGGCTCGGGGTGGACACCGGCGAAGTGCTCGGCGTGACCTCGCCCCGCGACGACGTCCGGCTCGATCTGGACATCGCGGCGGCGGCCTCGGACTTCCTCGCGGGGACGGGTTCGGCTCCGAAGATGCGACGGCTGGCCCGGCGGGCCGAAAAGATCGGCCGTGCTCGCCAGGCCGGGCTCGCCTGGCTGTGGCTCGCGCGGTTCACCGAGGGTGACTTCCAGCCGCGCTTGGTCGCCGCCGCCGAAGTCGCGCTCGGCGACGACATCCCGCCGTATCGCGCACTGGCCGCCGCGCTGCGGGCGAACGTTTTGATCCGCCGCGGCGAGCCGCATCACGCGATGCACCTGCTCCGGACGGCACTCGACGCGAGCCTCGACGGCTATCCGCATCCGCTGCTCCTGCTGACCTTGCGGGCGTATCTCGCCGAAGGACACCTCCGCCTCGGCGAGACCGCTCAAGCCGCGCAGCACGCGAGTGAGGCGCTGCGGCTGGCTCGCGGCGGCGAGGAGATCCTGGCCGAACTCACCGATCACCAGCGCCGGCTGACCGAGGCCTACCTCGGCGAAGGGCGGGTGGCCGACGCCGTCGCCGCTGTGTCGGTGCTGCACGATCTGCTCCACGAGCGTGCCCTGCGGCCCGTGCTGGCCCGGTGCCTGTTCGCACGGGCTCTGGTCCGTCGTGCCGAAGACCTCGAAGGCGCTCTCGCGGACCTTCGCGCGTCAAGGGCGGCCGCGCCCGATCACGCCGTCACCCTGGAACTCGCCGACGTCTGCCGCGAACTCGGTCGTCTCGATGACGTCGCCACGCTACTCTCCGAAGCGACCGACGCCATCCCCGCGGGCTCGCCGCTCTCCGCGTCACTCACGTTCCAGCAAGGCTCACTGGCCCTGGCCCGCGGAGACTTCGAAGCAGCCGAAGCAGGCTTCGCACACGCGATCGACGTGGCCGCGCTCCGCGATACTCGTGGCGTCTTGGCCGCTTCGATCGACAAAGCGGGAGAGCTGCTTCTCCTTCAAGGGCGCATCGAAGAGGCCGCAGACCTGCTGCGGCGTGGACTGCTACTGCTAGGCGCCGAAGAGGACATCGTGAAGTGA
- a CDS encoding chitinase: MFGRVSRLLAITGAAALAVSTLVLLSPAQASVDAEVCAVKSKPAGKVLQGYWENWDGAANGVHPPLGWIPITDARIKANGYNVLNAAFPVILSDGTVKWEDGMDATVKVATPAEMCAAKDAGATILMSIGGATAGIDLNSAAVADKFVATIVPILKKYNFDGIDIDIETGLTSSGNITTLSASQKNLIRIIDGVLAAMPSNFGLTMAPETAYVTGGSVVYGSIWGAYLPVIKKYADNGRLWWLNMQYYNGSMYGCSGDSYQAGTVQGFVAQTNCLDKGLVIQGQTIRVPYDKQAPGLPAQPGAGGGYMSPSLVAQAYRSIPGLKGLMTWSLNWDGSRNWTFGQNVKSLQGR; the protein is encoded by the coding sequence ATGTTCGGTCGCGTCTCACGGCTGCTCGCAATCACCGGCGCGGCGGCACTCGCCGTCAGCACGCTCGTCCTCCTGAGTCCGGCACAGGCCTCGGTGGACGCCGAGGTCTGCGCGGTCAAATCGAAGCCGGCGGGCAAGGTCCTGCAAGGTTATTGGGAGAACTGGGACGGTGCCGCGAACGGCGTCCACCCGCCGCTCGGCTGGATCCCGATCACCGACGCCCGCATCAAGGCGAACGGGTACAACGTGCTCAACGCCGCCTTTCCGGTCATCCTGTCCGACGGAACGGTCAAATGGGAGGACGGGATGGACGCGACTGTGAAGGTCGCGACCCCGGCCGAAATGTGCGCCGCCAAGGACGCGGGCGCGACGATCCTGATGTCGATCGGCGGCGCCACCGCCGGAATCGACCTGAACTCGGCCGCCGTGGCGGACAAATTCGTCGCGACCATCGTGCCGATCCTGAAGAAGTACAACTTCGACGGGATCGACATCGACATCGAGACCGGCCTCACCAGCAGCGGGAACATCACCACGCTTTCCGCGTCACAGAAGAACCTCATCCGCATCATCGACGGCGTGCTCGCCGCGATGCCGTCGAACTTCGGGCTCACCATGGCGCCCGAGACCGCGTACGTCACCGGCGGCAGCGTCGTCTACGGCTCGATCTGGGGCGCGTACCTGCCGGTCATCAAGAAGTACGCGGACAACGGCAGGCTGTGGTGGCTGAACATGCAGTACTACAACGGAAGCATGTACGGCTGCTCCGGCGATTCGTACCAAGCCGGTACGGTTCAGGGCTTCGTCGCGCAGACCAACTGCCTCGACAAGGGCCTGGTGATCCAAGGCCAGACGATCCGCGTTCCCTACGACAAGCAGGCCCCGGGCCTGCCCGCGCAGCCGGGCGCCGGTGGCGGCTACATGTCGCCGAGCCTGGTCGCCCAGGCGTACCGCAGCATTCCCGGGCTCAAGGGCCTGATGACCTGGTCGCTCAACTGGGACGGCTCACGAAACTGGACCTTCGGCCAGAACGTGAAGTCGCTGCAGGGCCGCTGA
- the dapC gene encoding succinyldiaminopimelate transaminase has product MSRIALPDFPWDSLAAAKVKAQAHPGGIVDLSIGTPVDPVPEHIRAALASVSEIPGYPTTHGIPELRAAAIDALSRRHGIEGVPEPAVLPTIGSKELVASLPRQLGFGPGDLVVIPEVAYPTYEVGVLLAGASLLRADSTFALGPQRPSMLWINSPSNPTGRVLGADHLRKVVEWARERDVVVVSDECYLALGWESEPVSILHPSVHGGTLDGLLAVHSLSKSANLAGYRAGFVTGDPKLVAGLLEIRKHSGLIVPRPVQEAMVAALKDDEALAVQRERYARRRLVLRKALLDSGFDISHSEAGLYLWSTRGESALDTVDWLADRGILAAPGTFYGPTGGRHVRIALTATDERIDAAAERLAAA; this is encoded by the coding sequence ATGAGCCGGATCGCTCTTCCTGATTTCCCCTGGGATTCCCTCGCCGCAGCCAAGGTGAAGGCCCAGGCGCATCCCGGCGGCATCGTCGACCTGTCGATCGGCACGCCGGTGGACCCGGTCCCCGAGCACATCCGCGCGGCGCTCGCGTCCGTGTCGGAGATCCCGGGGTATCCGACCACGCACGGGATCCCCGAGCTCAGGGCCGCCGCGATCGACGCGCTTTCGCGGCGGCACGGCATCGAAGGCGTGCCCGAGCCGGCCGTGCTGCCGACGATCGGTTCGAAGGAACTGGTCGCGTCACTGCCGCGGCAATTGGGATTCGGCCCCGGTGACCTCGTCGTCATCCCCGAGGTGGCGTACCCGACCTACGAGGTCGGGGTGCTGCTGGCGGGTGCTTCGCTGCTGCGCGCGGACAGCACGTTCGCGCTCGGCCCGCAGCGGCCTTCGATGCTGTGGATCAACTCGCCGTCCAACCCGACCGGGCGCGTGCTCGGTGCCGACCACCTGCGCAAGGTCGTCGAATGGGCGCGGGAGCGCGATGTCGTCGTGGTCTCCGACGAGTGTTATCTGGCGCTGGGCTGGGAAAGCGAGCCCGTGTCGATCCTGCACCCGTCCGTGCACGGCGGCACCCTGGACGGCCTGCTGGCCGTCCACTCGCTGTCGAAGTCCGCGAACCTCGCCGGTTACCGCGCCGGGTTCGTCACCGGTGACCCGAAGCTCGTCGCCGGGCTGCTGGAGATCCGCAAGCACTCCGGGCTGATCGTGCCGCGGCCGGTGCAGGAGGCCATGGTCGCCGCTCTGAAGGACGACGAAGCGCTTGCCGTGCAACGGGAACGCTACGCACGCCGCCGGCTGGTGCTGCGGAAGGCGCTGCTGGACAGCGGTTTCGACATCTCGCACTCCGAGGCAGGACTGTATCTCTGGTCCACGCGCGGGGAATCCGCGCTCGACACGGTCGACTGGCTCGCCGATCGCGGCATCCTCGCCGCGCCGGGCACGTTCTACGGGCCCACCGGTGGACGGCACGTCCGGATCGCCCTGACGGCGACGGACGAGCGGATCGACGCGGCCGCGGAGCGGCTCGCCGCCGCCTGA
- a CDS encoding CHAD domain-containing protein — translation MTAEALPRKNAPSTTPAALGLGDRPAQAGPADPAVTHVRVKLDVEIRALLAHEPGTKSGADPEDLHQMRVALRRMRSVLKLSGRLLGPDAESVRAELGRLGQSLGEVRDYDVLIGHLREVVAEFEVRDQPAARRLVSKFVTERGGAKRRLTRALASPRYASMLRDIGRLARQPDAEELTSGAEPTAADLVAGLAKPHRKLAKAVKALPADPSDDALHALRIYGKKLRYAAEMAKPAAKKKQAERIQRLLKATKVFQAVLGDHQDACVAADRMRGALDSGDMELAFVAGRVAEKELLRRAEVRAGWRAVWAEVDKAAQAVISRT, via the coding sequence GTGACAGCCGAGGCCCTGCCGCGCAAGAACGCCCCTTCGACCACTCCGGCGGCGCTCGGGCTCGGTGACCGCCCCGCGCAAGCCGGGCCGGCCGATCCGGCGGTCACCCACGTCCGGGTCAAACTCGACGTCGAGATCCGCGCGCTCCTCGCGCACGAACCGGGCACCAAATCCGGCGCCGACCCTGAAGACCTGCACCAGATGCGGGTGGCGCTGCGCCGCATGCGGAGTGTCCTCAAACTCTCGGGCCGCCTTCTCGGGCCGGACGCCGAGTCCGTGCGCGCCGAACTCGGCCGGCTCGGCCAGTCCCTCGGCGAAGTCCGCGACTACGACGTCCTGATCGGCCATCTCCGCGAGGTCGTCGCTGAATTCGAAGTGCGTGACCAGCCCGCCGCGCGTCGTCTGGTCTCGAAGTTCGTCACCGAACGCGGTGGCGCGAAGCGGCGGCTCACCCGCGCGCTCGCCAGCCCTCGCTACGCCTCGATGCTGCGGGACATCGGCCGTCTCGCCCGGCAGCCCGACGCCGAAGAACTCACCTCCGGGGCCGAGCCCACCGCCGCGGATCTCGTCGCCGGCCTCGCGAAGCCACATCGAAAGCTCGCAAAGGCCGTCAAGGCGCTTCCCGCCGATCCCTCGGACGACGCCCTTCACGCGCTTCGCATCTACGGCAAGAAACTCCGCTACGCCGCCGAGATGGCCAAGCCTGCCGCGAAGAAGAAGCAAGCGGAGCGGATCCAGCGGCTGCTCAAAGCCACGAAGGTTTTTCAGGCCGTCCTCGGGGACCATCAGGACGCCTGCGTCGCCGCCGATCGCATGCGGGGAGCTTTGGACTCCGGCGACATGGAGCTCGCGTTCGTCGCGGGCCGGGTCGCGGAGAAGGAACTGCTGCGCCGCGCCGAGGTCCGTGCCGGGTGGCGCGCCGTCTGGGCGGAGGTCGACAAAGCCGCTCAGGCGGTGATTTCGCGGACGTAG
- a CDS encoding FAD-dependent monooxygenase, which yields MAEVKRAEVLIAGAGPTGLTLAVDLARRGVGVRIVEQAETFFEGSRGDGLQPRTLEVFEDLGVLDAVLAAGQPPVPMKIHLGGEVVGERRMAELAEPTPAVPYPNGHFLGQSRTEGILRERLAEFGVRVELGTPLLGFEQDADGVTADLPGERVRVDYLVGADGGKSSVRKALGIAFEGTTDESIRMLLGDVQAEGLDRAYGHWFAKPENPMSGIVLTPLPGVPHFQFGAPLGEEEAEASLETLQSHLDELSGGGVRLHDLTWSTVWRPNIRLAARFRDGRVFLAGDAAHVHPPTGGQGLNTGVQDAYNLGWKLADGSPELLDSYEPERRGVAARVLKISTEILEKYKEGSEDAHERGENTRQLDIGYRGGPLAPAATGRIRPGDRAPDAPLKDANGKSVRLFELLRGPQATVLVFGDGPAPEGARRILPTGSTLSTLDFEDVGGHAFAAYEAERGRQVLIRPDGYVREITA from the coding sequence ATGGCTGAAGTGAAAAGGGCCGAAGTGCTGATCGCGGGAGCCGGACCGACCGGGCTCACGCTGGCCGTCGACCTCGCACGCCGAGGCGTCGGCGTGCGGATCGTGGAGCAGGCCGAGACGTTCTTCGAAGGCTCGCGCGGCGATGGCCTGCAACCGCGCACGCTGGAGGTCTTCGAGGATCTCGGCGTACTGGACGCGGTGCTGGCCGCCGGGCAGCCTCCGGTGCCGATGAAGATCCATCTGGGCGGCGAGGTCGTCGGTGAGCGGAGGATGGCCGAGCTCGCCGAGCCGACCCCGGCCGTGCCGTATCCGAACGGCCACTTCCTCGGCCAGTCGCGGACCGAGGGAATCCTCCGTGAGCGGCTCGCCGAGTTCGGCGTCCGGGTCGAGCTCGGCACGCCACTGCTCGGTTTCGAGCAGGACGCCGACGGAGTGACCGCCGACCTGCCGGGCGAACGCGTTCGCGTCGACTACCTCGTCGGCGCGGACGGCGGGAAGAGTTCCGTGCGCAAGGCGCTCGGGATCGCGTTCGAGGGCACCACCGACGAATCGATCCGCATGCTGCTGGGTGACGTCCAGGCGGAGGGGCTCGATCGCGCGTACGGGCACTGGTTCGCGAAGCCCGAGAACCCGATGTCGGGGATCGTGCTCACGCCGCTGCCCGGCGTGCCGCACTTCCAGTTCGGCGCGCCCCTGGGTGAGGAGGAGGCCGAGGCGTCGCTGGAGACGTTGCAGTCCCACCTCGACGAGCTGTCCGGCGGCGGGGTCCGATTGCACGATCTCACCTGGTCCACGGTGTGGCGGCCCAACATCCGGCTCGCCGCGCGGTTCCGGGACGGTCGCGTGTTCCTCGCCGGCGACGCGGCGCACGTCCATCCGCCGACCGGTGGCCAGGGCCTCAACACCGGCGTGCAGGACGCGTACAACCTGGGTTGGAAGCTCGCCGACGGTTCACCGGAACTGCTCGACAGTTACGAGCCCGAGCGGCGCGGGGTCGCCGCGCGGGTGCTCAAGATCAGCACCGAAATCCTCGAAAAGTACAAGGAAGGCTCGGAAGACGCGCACGAGCGCGGCGAGAACACGCGTCAGCTCGACATCGGGTATCGCGGCGGTCCGCTCGCGCCCGCGGCGACCGGCCGGATCCGGCCCGGCGACCGCGCGCCGGACGCGCCGCTGAAGGACGCGAACGGCAAGTCCGTCCGGCTGTTCGAGCTGCTTCGTGGGCCGCAGGCGACCGTGCTGGTGTTCGGTGACGGTCCGGCTCCCGAAGGCGCACGACGGATCCTGCCTACGGGCAGCACACTGTCCACTTTGGACTTCGAGGATGTCGGCGGGCATGCTTTCGCGGCGTACGAAGCCGAAAGGGGGCGGCAAGTGCTGATCCGGCCGGACGGCTACGTCCGCGAAATCACCGCCTGA
- a CDS encoding TetR/AcrR family transcriptional regulator, producing the protein MTAMSRKEKAAETEAALKEAAKRVFAAKGYLNTKITDITAEAGRAAGSFYNHFASKEELLEALLDDLAAASDVNAASPEHIPDFTDPQAVRWHVREYWNFHRDNAATMLALRQAAMVSDEFARTYARFGAAQAADLLDHLGYITAAGLELPASERVTLAMMAELVNGFAHTWLLDPSAISEEEAVEALTRFVYRGFTGRDVS; encoded by the coding sequence ATGACGGCGATGAGCCGCAAGGAGAAGGCGGCGGAGACCGAGGCCGCGCTCAAGGAGGCGGCGAAGCGCGTTTTCGCGGCGAAGGGGTACCTGAACACCAAGATCACCGACATCACGGCAGAGGCCGGACGCGCGGCGGGTTCGTTCTACAACCACTTCGCGAGCAAGGAAGAACTGCTCGAAGCGCTCCTCGACGACCTCGCGGCGGCCAGCGACGTCAACGCGGCCTCACCCGAGCACATCCCCGACTTCACCGACCCGCAAGCCGTGCGCTGGCACGTCCGCGAGTACTGGAACTTCCACCGCGACAACGCCGCGACGATGCTCGCGCTGCGCCAGGCCGCGATGGTCAGCGACGAGTTCGCACGCACCTATGCGCGCTTCGGCGCCGCTCAGGCGGCGGACCTCCTCGACCACCTCGGGTACATCACCGCGGCGGGCCTGGAACTCCCGGCGTCGGAGCGGGTCACGCTCGCGATGATGGCCGAACTGGTCAACGGTTTCGCGCACACGTGGCTGCTCGACCCGTCGGCGATCTCCGAAGAAGAAGCCGTCGAGGCGCTGACGCGATTCGTCTACCGGGGCTTCACGGGCCGCGACGTGTCCTGA
- a CDS encoding aminoglycoside phosphotransferase family protein has product MTEVDLKDLDTRLVSRFGSAAEGWLAGVPALAGRLASRWGFTPGEMFDSGASSVVLRCRWTDGTPAVLKLSPDDALLTKQLEMLRVFAPTGRVPAVLAADADAGAMMLEEIRPGTMAEDLPLPTLPGRWGDLLTALHSVAPPADWPWSLRGRFAESFARIGKRITEPAIAARIGPDTWQRAIERCERLLDTQADVVLLHGDLHLGNALDGGERGLIAIDPKACVGDPCFDAVDYVVSGAEHEGVEARCHTVANACGLDGDRLSAWSRVVAPMFAIAYLTQGGPEQALDELLALTS; this is encoded by the coding sequence GTGACCGAAGTGGATTTGAAAGACCTGGACACCCGTTTGGTGAGCCGGTTCGGCTCTGCCGCGGAGGGGTGGCTCGCCGGTGTCCCGGCCCTCGCCGGGCGGCTGGCGTCCCGATGGGGTTTCACGCCCGGCGAGATGTTCGACAGCGGCGCCTCGTCCGTCGTCCTGCGCTGCCGCTGGACCGACGGGACACCGGCGGTGCTCAAACTCAGCCCGGATGACGCGTTGCTCACCAAGCAGCTCGAAATGCTGCGGGTGTTCGCCCCCACGGGCCGGGTGCCCGCCGTGCTCGCCGCCGACGCGGACGCCGGCGCGATGATGCTGGAAGAGATCCGGCCGGGCACCATGGCCGAGGACCTGCCGCTGCCGACCCTGCCGGGACGTTGGGGAGACCTGCTGACCGCGCTGCACTCCGTCGCTCCGCCCGCGGACTGGCCGTGGAGCCTGCGCGGCCGGTTCGCGGAGTCCTTCGCCCGGATCGGCAAGCGGATCACCGAACCGGCCATCGCCGCCCGGATCGGCCCGGACACCTGGCAGCGGGCGATCGAGCGCTGCGAGAGGTTGCTGGACACCCAGGCCGACGTCGTGTTGCTCCACGGCGATCTGCACCTCGGCAACGCCTTGGACGGCGGGGAGCGCGGCCTGATCGCGATCGATCCGAAGGCTTGCGTGGGTGATCCGTGCTTCGACGCCGTCGACTACGTGGTGAGCGGCGCCGAGCACGAGGGCGTCGAGGCCCGCTGCCACACGGTGGCGAACGCCTGCGGGCTCGACGGCGACCGGTTGTCCGCCTGGAGCCGGGTGGTCGCCCCCATGTTCGCCATCGCGTACCTGACCCAGGGCGGCCCGGAGCAGGCACTCGACGAGTTGCTCGCCCTGACTAGCTGA